One window from the genome of Mycolicibacterium gadium encodes:
- a CDS encoding SDR family NAD(P)-dependent oxidoreductase, whose amino-acid sequence MRVIVTGGNSGVGAATASALAAAGHRVMIACRSIDKARRVAADMPGDVEVGSLDLADLTSVRAFADSVETVDVLVNNAGVMGMPLTRTADGFEAHMGTNHLGHFALTCLLGNRIKDRVVSVASATYLFTRLDLDDLNWHTRKYSKWAAYGQSKLANLLFVRELAARGIRAYASDPGATDTDITRSMGLGEHRGMRKLLHTPAQGARASLQAVSTDLPSGTYLAPRFNQFGPPKVTKPRPKALDSVTARRLWELSAELTGCDWP is encoded by the coding sequence ATGCGGGTGATCGTCACGGGCGGCAACAGCGGTGTGGGCGCGGCGACGGCGTCCGCCCTCGCCGCTGCGGGCCACCGCGTCATGATCGCGTGCCGCTCCATCGACAAGGCCCGTCGCGTCGCCGCCGACATGCCCGGTGACGTCGAGGTGGGTTCCCTCGATCTTGCCGACCTCACCAGTGTGCGGGCCTTCGCGGATTCGGTGGAAACGGTCGACGTACTGGTGAACAACGCCGGCGTCATGGGCATGCCGTTGACCCGGACCGCCGACGGTTTCGAGGCGCACATGGGCACGAACCACCTCGGGCACTTCGCGCTGACGTGTCTGCTCGGCAACCGCATCAAAGACCGCGTGGTGTCGGTCGCGAGCGCCACCTACCTGTTCACCCGTCTGGACCTGGACGACCTCAACTGGCACACCCGCAAGTACTCGAAATGGGCCGCCTACGGCCAATCCAAGCTGGCCAACCTGCTCTTCGTGCGCGAACTCGCCGCGCGGGGAATCCGCGCATACGCGTCCGATCCGGGTGCGACCGACACCGACATCACCAGATCGATGGGCCTGGGCGAGCACCGCGGCATGCGTAAGCTGCTGCACACACCGGCCCAAGGTGCGCGGGCCAGCCTGCAAGCGGTGTCGACCGACCTGCCCAGCGGCACCTATCTGGCGCCGCGGTTCAATCAGTTCGGTCCGCCGAAGGTCACCAAACCGCGGCCCAAGGCGCTCGATTCCGTGACGGCCCGGCGGCTATGGGAGTTGTCTGCCGAGCTGACGGGATGCGACTGGCCCTAG
- a CDS encoding thiolase family protein: MAKFAGRDAVIVEAVRTPIGKGKASGALHDVLPVDLLAHSLTALVNRASIDPALVDDVITGAVSQVGDQAVNIGRNALLAAGFPETVPGTTVDRQCGSSQQAIAFAAQGVIAGAYDIVVAAGVESMSRVPMGSSVLPGSDPFGAMAQRYPEGLVPQGISAELIAAKWGFSRQQLDEFSAGSHEKAAQATKEGRFDNELIPIAGLTTDEIVRPGTTVETLAGLKPAFYTPAYEARFPQIKWEITPGNSSPLSDGSAAVLITTSETAKRLGLRPLARIHTSTVVGSDPLYMLTGVIPATEKVLQRAGLTLSDIDLFEVNEAFAPVVLAWAHDVGADLSKTNVNGGAIAIGHPLGASGARIMTTLVNALEQRGGRYALQTMCEGGGMANATIIERL; the protein is encoded by the coding sequence ATGGCGAAATTTGCGGGCCGGGATGCGGTCATCGTCGAGGCGGTACGCACCCCGATCGGAAAGGGCAAAGCCAGCGGCGCACTGCATGACGTACTGCCCGTCGATCTGCTGGCGCACAGCCTCACCGCGCTGGTGAACCGCGCGAGCATCGACCCGGCACTGGTCGACGACGTCATCACCGGCGCCGTCTCACAGGTCGGCGATCAGGCCGTCAACATCGGACGCAACGCGCTGCTGGCCGCGGGCTTCCCCGAGACCGTGCCGGGCACCACCGTGGACCGCCAGTGCGGCAGCAGCCAGCAGGCGATCGCGTTCGCGGCGCAGGGTGTGATCGCGGGGGCGTACGACATCGTCGTCGCTGCGGGCGTGGAATCGATGTCGCGGGTACCGATGGGTTCGAGCGTGCTGCCGGGCAGCGACCCGTTCGGCGCCATGGCGCAGCGCTACCCGGAAGGGTTGGTGCCGCAGGGCATCAGCGCCGAACTGATCGCGGCGAAGTGGGGCTTCTCGCGTCAGCAACTCGACGAGTTCTCCGCGGGCAGTCACGAAAAGGCCGCGCAGGCAACGAAAGAGGGTCGCTTCGACAACGAGCTGATCCCGATCGCGGGTCTCACCACTGACGAGATCGTTCGCCCCGGCACCACGGTGGAGACGCTGGCGGGTCTGAAGCCTGCGTTCTACACTCCGGCCTACGAAGCGCGGTTCCCTCAGATCAAGTGGGAGATCACGCCGGGCAACTCGTCGCCGTTGTCCGACGGCAGCGCGGCGGTGCTGATCACCACGAGTGAGACCGCCAAGCGGTTGGGGCTGCGTCCGCTGGCGCGAATCCACACCTCGACCGTGGTGGGATCCGATCCGCTCTACATGTTGACCGGTGTCATCCCCGCGACCGAGAAGGTGTTGCAACGGGCCGGACTGACGCTGTCTGATATCGACCTGTTCGAGGTCAACGAGGCGTTCGCGCCGGTCGTGCTCGCGTGGGCACACGACGTCGGAGCCGACCTGTCGAAGACGAACGTCAACGGCGGTGCCATCGCGATCGGTCACCCGTTGGGCGCATCCGGTGCGCGCATCATGACCACGCTGGTCAATGCGTTGGAGCAGCGCGGCGGGCGCTACGCGTTGCAGACGATGTGTGAGGGCGGCGGCATGGCCAACGCCACGATCATCGAGCGACTCTAG
- a CDS encoding SRPBCC family protein: MHPCELVELDFIDSAPFRFVSTVDLKITPEQLFEVLADAESWPRWATAITKVTWTSPQPRGVGTTRTVHMRGGIVGYEEFLAWEPFTHMAFRFNEASSSSISAFAEDYRVVPTAEGCHLTWVMAMKPKGLSGRIGMTLGKPFMAHTFQKFLYNLREYSDKRFGSNSK, translated from the coding sequence ATGCACCCATGTGAGCTGGTTGAGCTGGATTTCATCGACAGCGCGCCGTTTCGGTTCGTCAGCACCGTGGACCTGAAGATCACGCCCGAGCAGCTGTTCGAGGTGCTCGCCGACGCGGAGTCGTGGCCCCGCTGGGCGACGGCGATCACCAAAGTCACCTGGACCAGCCCCCAACCGCGTGGTGTCGGTACGACGCGCACGGTACACATGCGCGGCGGCATCGTCGGTTACGAGGAGTTCCTGGCGTGGGAACCGTTCACCCACATGGCTTTTCGGTTCAACGAAGCATCGAGTAGTTCCATCTCGGCGTTCGCCGAGGACTACCGCGTGGTGCCGACGGCCGAAGGCTGCCACCTGACGTGGGTGATGGCGATGAAGCCCAAGGGTCTATCGGGTCGCATCGGCATGACGCTGGGTAAACCGTTTATGGCCCACACGTTCCAGAAGTTCCTCTACAACCTGCGCGAGTACTCCGACAAGCGTTTCGGGTCGAACTCGAAATGA
- a CDS encoding DinB family protein, with translation MPEHDPIEPDTKDWTWVLSQSCPDCGFAPDAVHHTEVADRIRADAAHWVPRLAQPGVRERPAPTVWSTLEYGCHIRDVHRIFDHRVRLMLTEEEPLFPNWDQDETALADNYRAQDPATVATELFDAANIVADTYTGVPADAWSRRGLRSNGSEFTVASIAIYHLHDIVHHAHDVGHG, from the coding sequence ATGCCTGAGCACGATCCCATCGAGCCCGACACCAAGGACTGGACCTGGGTGCTGTCGCAATCCTGCCCCGACTGCGGCTTTGCCCCGGACGCCGTGCACCACACCGAGGTCGCCGACCGCATCCGCGCCGACGCCGCCCACTGGGTGCCGCGACTTGCCCAGCCCGGCGTCAGGGAGCGGCCGGCACCGACCGTGTGGTCGACGCTGGAGTACGGCTGCCATATCCGCGACGTGCACCGCATCTTCGATCACCGAGTCCGGCTGATGCTCACCGAAGAAGAACCGTTGTTCCCCAATTGGGATCAAGACGAGACGGCGCTGGCCGACAACTACCGCGCGCAGGACCCGGCCACGGTCGCCACCGAGTTGTTCGACGCCGCCAACATCGTCGCCGACACCTACACGGGCGTACCGGCCGACGCGTGGTCGCGGCGGGGGCTGCGTAGCAACGGCAGTGAGTTCACGGTTGCATCAATTGCGATCTACCACTTGCACGACATCGTCCATCACGCGCACGATGTCGGGCATGGCTGA
- the ypfJ gene encoding KPN_02809 family neutral zinc metallopeptidase: protein MTFNEGMQIDTSTTSTSGGGRGPGRGIAVGGGVGGLLILVVALFLGVDPSSVVPPQQYDSGGVETPGFDLSQCKTGEDANNIVQCRVVATGNSVDAVWQQLLPGYERPRMEIFTNQVQTACGPATSDVGPFYCPGDRTAYFDVGFFDVLRDRFGSSGGPLAQEYVVAHEYGHHVQNLEGSLVRAQQDPEGATGGGVRTELQADCYAGIWAHYATITKQESTGVPFLEPLSDKDIADALSAAASVGDDRIQQAATGRVNPEAWTHGSSEQRQKWFTEGYRTGDINSCDTYSASDLG from the coding sequence ATGACGTTCAACGAGGGCATGCAGATCGACACGAGCACGACGTCCACCAGTGGCGGCGGTCGTGGTCCCGGCCGAGGCATCGCCGTCGGCGGCGGAGTCGGCGGCCTCCTCATCCTCGTCGTCGCGCTGTTCCTCGGAGTCGATCCCAGTTCCGTCGTGCCGCCGCAGCAGTACGACAGCGGAGGCGTCGAGACACCCGGCTTCGATCTCAGCCAATGCAAGACCGGCGAGGACGCGAACAACATCGTCCAGTGCCGCGTGGTCGCGACGGGCAACTCGGTGGACGCCGTGTGGCAGCAGTTACTCCCCGGCTACGAGCGGCCGCGGATGGAAATCTTCACCAACCAGGTCCAGACCGCCTGCGGACCTGCGACCAGCGACGTCGGCCCCTTCTACTGCCCGGGCGATCGAACGGCGTACTTCGATGTCGGCTTCTTCGACGTGCTGCGCGACCGGTTCGGTTCCAGCGGCGGCCCGCTGGCTCAGGAGTATGTGGTGGCCCATGAGTACGGCCATCATGTCCAGAACCTCGAGGGCTCGCTCGTCCGTGCCCAACAGGATCCGGAGGGCGCCACCGGCGGCGGTGTGCGCACCGAATTACAGGCCGACTGCTATGCCGGCATCTGGGCGCACTACGCGACCATCACGAAGCAGGAAAGCACCGGCGTGCCGTTCCTGGAGCCATTGAGCGACAAAGACATTGCCGACGCGCTGTCGGCCGCGGCATCGGTCGGTGACGATCGCATCCAGCAGGCCGCCACCGGACGCGTCAACCCCGAGGCGTGGACCCACGGATCCTCCGAACAACGCCAGAAGTGGTTCACAGAGGGATATCGGACCGGCGACATCAACAGCTGTGACACGTATTCCGCCAGCGATCTGGGCTAG
- a CDS encoding nitroreductase family deazaflavin-dependent oxidoreductase: protein MTEIPDIKAFNADIAAEFRANGGKVGGPFEGADLLLLTTTGAKSGEPRLSPLAYFTVDGKMIVVGSYAGADLDPAWVHNLRKHARAHIEVGTTAYDVNARELLSAERDDLYPRLVEQSPVFGEYQQKTSRVIPLFELEPV, encoded by the coding sequence ATGACAGAGATACCTGATATCAAGGCGTTCAATGCCGATATCGCCGCCGAGTTCCGCGCCAACGGCGGCAAGGTAGGTGGGCCGTTCGAGGGGGCTGACCTACTGCTTCTGACCACCACCGGCGCGAAGTCCGGCGAACCGCGGCTGTCGCCGCTCGCGTATTTCACCGTCGACGGGAAGATGATCGTCGTCGGCTCGTATGCGGGGGCCGATCTTGATCCGGCCTGGGTGCACAACCTGCGAAAGCACGCGCGGGCGCACATCGAAGTGGGAACAACCGCCTACGACGTGAACGCCCGCGAGCTGCTCTCCGCGGAGCGCGATGACCTCTACCCGAGACTTGTCGAACAGTCGCCGGTGTTCGGCGAGTACCAGCAGAAGACCAGCCGGGTCATCCCGCTGTTCGAGCTCGAACCGGTGTGA
- a CDS encoding winged helix-turn-helix transcriptional regulator gives MTVLQGKLADRNAWSAVGECPVEKTMALLGTKTAMLIMREAYYGTTRFDDFWRRVGVTKAAAAARLSELVDAGLLERRPYQEPGQRSRDEYVPTEAGIDFMPVVWAMFEWGRRHLPNRAPLRLAHADCGAEATVEIRCEKGHLVSPDELVVKAVRS, from the coding sequence ATGACAGTGCTGCAGGGCAAGCTGGCCGACCGCAACGCCTGGTCGGCGGTGGGCGAATGCCCGGTCGAGAAGACGATGGCGCTGCTGGGCACCAAGACCGCGATGCTGATCATGCGCGAGGCGTACTACGGCACGACCCGGTTCGACGACTTCTGGCGCCGCGTCGGCGTGACCAAGGCCGCCGCCGCCGCACGGCTGTCGGAACTCGTCGACGCCGGCCTACTCGAGCGCCGGCCGTACCAGGAGCCAGGGCAGCGCAGCCGCGATGAATACGTGCCGACCGAAGCAGGCATCGACTTCATGCCTGTGGTGTGGGCGATGTTCGAATGGGGGCGGCGCCACCTGCCCAACCGAGCCCCGCTGCGCCTGGCCCACGCCGACTGTGGCGCTGAAGCCACGGTCGAGATCCGTTGCGAAAAAGGGCATCTCGTGTCACCCGACGAGCTGGTCGTCAAGGCCGTAAGAAGCTAA
- the aspS gene encoding aspartate--tRNA ligase → MLRSHAAGSLRSTDAGQRVTLAGWVARRRDHGGVIFIDLRDSSGVSQVVFREADVLANAHRLRAEYCIAVEGIVEIRPEGNANPEIPTGDIEINATSLRVLSESAPLPFQLDEQAGEEARLKYRYLDLRREGPGNAIRLRSKVNAAARDVLARHDFVEIETPTLTRSTPEGARDFLVPARLQPGSFYALPQSPQLFKQLLMVAGMERYYQIARCYRDEDFRADRQPEFTQLDMEMSFVDADDVIAVSEEVLKALWALIGYDLATPLPRINYADAMRRFGSDKPDLRFAVELVECTEYFSDTTFRVFQAPYVGAVVMPGGASQPRRTLDGWQEFAKQRGHKGLAYVLVADDGTLGGPVAKNLTDAERDGLAAHVGAQPGDCIFFSAGSTKAARALLGATRIEIAKRLDMIDPDAWAFTWVVDWPLFEAADEATAAGDVAVGSGAWTAVHHAFTAPKPESEATFDTDPGTALANAYDIVCNGNEIGGGSIRIHRRDVQERVFAMMGIDHDEAQEKFGFLLDAFTFGAPPHGGIAFGWDRITALLGGFDSIREVIAFPKSGGGVDPLTDAPAPITAQQRKESGLDFKPDAKPKTD, encoded by the coding sequence GTGCTGCGCAGTCATGCCGCCGGTTCGTTGCGGTCCACCGACGCCGGACAGCGGGTGACGCTGGCCGGCTGGGTTGCGCGCCGTCGCGACCACGGCGGTGTCATCTTCATCGACCTTCGCGATTCGTCGGGCGTGTCGCAGGTCGTGTTTCGTGAAGCGGACGTGCTCGCCAATGCGCACCGGCTGCGCGCGGAGTACTGCATCGCCGTCGAGGGCATCGTCGAAATCCGCCCAGAAGGCAACGCGAACCCCGAAATCCCCACGGGTGACATCGAAATCAACGCGACGTCGCTGAGGGTACTGAGCGAGAGCGCACCGCTGCCGTTCCAGCTCGACGAGCAGGCCGGCGAGGAAGCTCGGCTCAAGTATCGCTACCTCGACCTGCGCCGCGAAGGCCCGGGAAATGCGATTCGCCTGCGGTCCAAGGTGAATGCGGCGGCCCGCGATGTGTTAGCCCGCCACGACTTCGTCGAGATCGAGACGCCGACGCTGACGCGTTCCACGCCCGAGGGGGCGCGCGATTTCCTGGTGCCCGCTCGGCTGCAGCCGGGGAGCTTCTACGCCCTACCGCAGAGCCCGCAGCTGTTCAAGCAGCTGCTCATGGTGGCGGGTATGGAGCGCTACTACCAAATCGCGCGCTGCTACCGCGACGAGGACTTCCGCGCCGACCGCCAGCCCGAGTTCACCCAGCTCGACATGGAAATGAGCTTCGTCGACGCCGATGACGTCATCGCGGTGTCCGAGGAGGTTCTCAAGGCACTGTGGGCATTGATCGGTTATGACCTGGCGACGCCGCTCCCGCGGATCAACTACGCGGACGCGATGCGCCGGTTCGGGTCGGACAAACCCGACCTTCGGTTCGCCGTCGAGCTCGTCGAGTGCACGGAGTACTTCTCCGACACCACTTTTCGCGTGTTCCAGGCGCCGTACGTCGGTGCTGTCGTGATGCCCGGGGGCGCCTCGCAACCGCGGCGCACGCTCGACGGCTGGCAGGAGTTCGCCAAGCAACGCGGGCACAAGGGGCTGGCCTACGTTCTCGTCGCCGACGACGGCACCCTCGGCGGGCCGGTCGCCAAGAACCTCACCGATGCCGAACGTGACGGGCTCGCCGCGCATGTCGGGGCGCAGCCCGGCGACTGCATTTTCTTCTCCGCAGGTTCGACGAAGGCGGCGCGTGCGCTGCTCGGGGCGACCCGTATCGAGATCGCCAAGCGTCTCGACATGATCGACCCCGACGCCTGGGCGTTCACCTGGGTGGTGGACTGGCCGCTGTTCGAGGCGGCCGACGAGGCCACTGCCGCAGGCGATGTCGCGGTCGGGTCGGGTGCGTGGACGGCAGTGCACCACGCCTTCACGGCACCGAAGCCGGAATCGGAGGCCACCTTCGACACCGATCCGGGCACCGCGCTGGCCAACGCCTACGACATCGTGTGCAACGGGAACGAGATTGGCGGCGGGTCGATCCGTATCCACCGTCGCGACGTCCAGGAGCGGGTGTTCGCAATGATGGGCATCGACCACGACGAAGCCCAGGAGAAGTTCGGATTCCTTTTGGACGCCTTTACTTTCGGCGCTCCGCCGCACGGTGGCATCGCGTTCGGGTGGGACCGCATCACGGCACTGCTCGGGGGATTCGATTCGATCCGCGAGGTGATCGCGTTCCCCAAGTCCGGCGGTGGTGTCGATCCGTTGACTGATGCGCCCGCGCCGATCACCGCGCAGCAGCGCAAGGAATCGGGCCTTGACTTCAAGCCGGACGCCAAACCCAAGACCGACTAG
- a CDS encoding oxidoreductase has translation MGDSIALVGPGAIGSTVAALLHAAGHPITLCGRTARESIEVRPDDKDPIVVPGPVLADPAEITEAADIVLLAVKDTQNEQAGAWLARLCDGDTIVCALQNGVEQVERVGRFCPSSTVVPAAIWISAEPDPGGWIRLRTGVRLVLPAGPDTRAAERLARLFGDAGVSVELDPDFVSAAWRKLLVNAVVGLMVLTGRRMGMFRRDDVASLARRYLAECLAVARADGATLGDEVIDETMNLFSQVPADITTSMLTDREAHRPLEWDIRNGVVRRKAAQYGLAAPISDVLVPLLAAASDGPG, from the coding sequence ATGGGTGACAGCATTGCACTTGTCGGACCGGGCGCGATCGGGTCGACGGTCGCCGCCCTGCTGCACGCCGCAGGTCACCCGATCACCTTGTGCGGGCGTACCGCCCGGGAGTCGATCGAGGTCAGGCCCGACGACAAGGACCCGATCGTGGTGCCGGGTCCGGTGCTGGCCGATCCGGCGGAGATCACCGAGGCCGCCGACATCGTGCTGCTGGCCGTCAAGGACACCCAGAACGAGCAGGCCGGTGCCTGGCTGGCCAGGCTGTGCGACGGCGACACGATCGTGTGCGCTCTGCAGAACGGCGTCGAGCAGGTGGAGCGCGTCGGCCGGTTCTGCCCATCGTCGACAGTGGTGCCCGCGGCCATTTGGATATCGGCCGAACCGGATCCGGGGGGCTGGATACGGCTGCGTACCGGGGTTCGGCTGGTGCTGCCCGCCGGCCCCGACACGAGGGCCGCCGAAAGGCTAGCGAGGTTGTTCGGCGACGCCGGCGTATCCGTCGAGCTCGACCCCGACTTCGTCAGCGCGGCATGGCGCAAGCTGCTGGTGAACGCCGTGGTCGGGTTGATGGTTCTGACCGGTCGGCGCATGGGCATGTTCCGCCGCGACGATGTGGCCTCCCTCGCGCGGCGCTATTTGGCGGAATGCCTTGCGGTGGCGCGCGCGGACGGCGCGACCCTGGGCGACGAGGTGATCGACGAGACCATGAACCTGTTCAGCCAGGTTCCCGCCGACATCACCACGTCGATGCTGACCGATCGAGAGGCGCACCGCCCGCTGGAATGGGACATCCGCAACGGTGTGGTCAGGCGCAAGGCCGCTCAATACGGGCTCGCCGCCCCGATCAGTGACGTGCTAGTGCCGCTTCTGGCGGCGGCCAGCGACGGGCCTGGCTAA
- a CDS encoding mycofactocin-coupled SDR family oxidoreductase, whose amino-acid sequence MSGMAEDTPLAGKVAYVTGAARGQGRSHCIRLARAGADIVAIDACGPVAEHNGYPPASPEDLAETVSLVEGEGRKIRAEEVDVRDLEGQQRVVADTIEQFGRLDIVVANAGVLNWGRLWEISAQQFQEVVDTNLTGVWNTIKAVVPAMIEAGNGGSIINISSAAGIKAVPGCGHYCASKFGVVALTNSLAVELGEFGIRVNSVHPYGTDTPMGNDASMWQMFADHQNFIHSFSPGALPTDSLAAPDLVSDIVLWLASDASSLVTAAQIPADKGYLKV is encoded by the coding sequence ATGTCGGGCATGGCTGAAGACACACCGCTGGCGGGCAAGGTCGCCTACGTCACGGGAGCGGCGCGCGGACAAGGACGTTCACACTGCATTCGACTGGCCCGGGCGGGCGCCGACATCGTCGCGATCGATGCCTGCGGGCCGGTCGCCGAGCACAACGGCTATCCCCCGGCGTCACCCGAGGACCTCGCCGAGACGGTGAGCCTGGTCGAGGGCGAGGGGCGCAAGATCCGCGCGGAAGAGGTTGACGTGCGCGACCTCGAAGGCCAGCAGCGTGTGGTCGCCGACACGATCGAGCAGTTCGGCCGACTCGACATCGTCGTCGCGAACGCCGGTGTGCTGAATTGGGGCCGCTTGTGGGAGATTTCGGCACAACAGTTTCAGGAGGTCGTGGACACCAACCTGACGGGGGTGTGGAACACCATCAAGGCGGTGGTTCCTGCGATGATCGAGGCCGGTAACGGCGGGTCGATCATCAACATCAGCTCGGCGGCCGGCATCAAGGCCGTTCCGGGTTGCGGTCACTACTGCGCGAGCAAGTTCGGTGTAGTCGCGCTGACCAACTCACTCGCGGTGGAGTTGGGCGAGTTCGGAATTCGCGTGAACTCCGTCCATCCTTACGGCACCGACACACCGATGGGAAACGACGCCTCGATGTGGCAGATGTTCGCCGATCACCAGAACTTCATCCACAGCTTCTCGCCCGGCGCACTGCCGACGGATTCCCTCGCCGCACCCGACCTGGTGTCCGACATCGTGCTGTGGTTGGCCAGCGACGCGTCGTCGCTCGTGACCGCCGCCCAGATCCCCGCGGACAAGGGCTATCTCAAGGTTTAG
- a CDS encoding MBL fold metallo-hydrolase → MDTVTVTPELTTLVVRGWQVYVWHDGDSATLIDTGAPGSSDEILAAVPQIDRIVLTHGHVDHCGSAAELQDATGATVFAGAGDATEIRSGTAMPPPVFEDWEMPLHQRVSAGLPEAAPPVSGLLELHEGDVLDFGGGAEILAIPGHTAHTRIRDTAATLTG, encoded by the coding sequence ATGGACACCGTCACCGTCACACCCGAACTCACCACGCTCGTCGTGCGCGGATGGCAGGTCTACGTGTGGCACGACGGCGATTCGGCCACGCTCATCGACACCGGTGCTCCCGGTTCGAGTGACGAGATCCTGGCAGCAGTGCCGCAGATCGACCGGATCGTGCTGACCCATGGCCATGTCGACCATTGCGGTTCGGCGGCCGAGCTGCAAGACGCCACGGGTGCAACCGTTTTCGCCGGCGCCGGCGACGCCACCGAGATCCGGAGCGGTACCGCCATGCCACCGCCGGTGTTCGAGGACTGGGAAATGCCCCTTCACCAACGTGTTTCAGCCGGCCTGCCCGAGGCGGCACCACCGGTATCCGGCCTGCTCGAACTGCACGAAGGGGATGTGCTGGACTTCGGGGGCGGCGCGGAGATCTTGGCCATTCCCGGCCACACCGCCCATACCCGCATCCGCGACACCGCTGCCACACTGACCGGGTGA
- a CDS encoding carboxylesterase/lipase family protein has translation MAVVLGHSGPSPVAHTDLGDIRGTTEGGVGVWRGVPYAEQPVGERRFLAPGPLQPWTGLLDALEHGPLPPQSKSFVGGGRDDPKVRDEACLTLTVWSPDTSASLPVMVWIPGGAFVYGAGQFQLYNGSRLAANGNVVVVNITYRIGVFGGFELSDLGNEFDDNLALRDQMAALRWIRDHIAAFGGDPDRVTVFGESAGATSVLALLASPASKGLFSRAIAQSPALPLIGERESRARQAHEFVKRLGVEVAEVKMLPQRRLRRAAGMLQLKSAASTPNLAYGLTYGVDLLPRHPVDAARDGALERMPLIIGTNSHEASMFAWTKPPMLPTTTASIDAYLDRVAPDAKDAVLAAYPDYPRRRALIAFGSDVMFGGPAWAFADAYSAVAPTHMYRFDHVGWSLRVLGLGATHGSEIVHVQHSYASFIGRKLHPLGRRLQPPVGRRMQRAWLDFATKGWDSGEIEWSNGHDWPVYDAERRVTRIIMTARDTITEDPDAERRKAWAELY, from the coding sequence GTGGCAGTCGTTCTCGGACATTCGGGGCCTTCGCCGGTCGCGCACACCGACCTCGGGGACATTCGCGGAACGACCGAAGGTGGCGTCGGTGTCTGGCGCGGCGTGCCGTACGCCGAGCAACCGGTGGGGGAACGACGATTCCTGGCTCCCGGGCCGCTGCAGCCGTGGACTGGGCTGCTCGACGCACTCGAACACGGACCGTTGCCGCCGCAGAGCAAGTCGTTCGTCGGCGGTGGCCGCGACGACCCGAAGGTGCGCGACGAGGCCTGCCTGACGCTGACGGTGTGGTCGCCGGACACCAGCGCGTCGCTTCCGGTGATGGTGTGGATTCCCGGCGGCGCATTCGTCTACGGCGCCGGGCAGTTTCAGCTCTACAACGGGTCCAGGCTGGCCGCCAACGGCAATGTGGTGGTTGTCAACATCACCTACCGCATCGGAGTCTTCGGCGGGTTCGAGCTCAGCGACCTCGGAAACGAATTCGATGACAATCTCGCATTGCGTGACCAGATGGCGGCGCTGCGCTGGATCCGCGATCACATCGCCGCATTCGGCGGTGACCCCGATCGGGTGACCGTCTTCGGCGAGTCGGCAGGCGCGACGTCAGTGCTGGCACTGCTGGCAAGCCCCGCGTCCAAGGGTCTGTTCAGCCGTGCGATCGCCCAGAGTCCGGCGCTGCCCTTGATTGGCGAACGCGAGAGCCGGGCCCGACAGGCGCACGAATTCGTCAAGCGGCTGGGCGTCGAAGTCGCCGAGGTCAAGATGCTGCCGCAGCGCCGGCTGCGCCGGGCCGCGGGCATGCTTCAGCTGAAGAGCGCGGCGAGCACGCCGAACCTCGCGTACGGATTGACCTACGGAGTGGACCTGCTGCCGAGGCATCCGGTGGACGCCGCCCGCGATGGCGCACTCGAACGAATGCCGCTGATCATCGGCACCAACAGCCATGAGGCGTCGATGTTCGCGTGGACGAAACCACCGATGCTGCCGACGACGACGGCCTCGATCGACGCCTACCTCGACCGCGTCGCACCGGACGCCAAGGATGCGGTGCTGGCCGCCTATCCGGACTATCCGAGGCGACGGGCCCTGATCGCGTTCGGCTCCGACGTGATGTTCGGTGGACCGGCATGGGCGTTCGCCGACGCCTACAGCGCCGTCGCGCCCACGCACATGTACCGGTTCGACCACGTCGGCTGGAGTCTGCGGGTGCTGGGGCTCGGCGCCACCCACGGCAGCGAGATCGTGCACGTCCAGCACAGCTACGCGTCGTTCATCGGGCGCAAGCTGCATCCGCTGGGGCGGCGGCTGCAGCCGCCGGTCGGCAGGCGGATGCAGCGGGCCTGGCTGGACTTCGCGACTAAGGGATGGGATAGCGGTGAGATCGAGTGGTCGAACGGGCACGACTGGCCGGTCTACGACGCCGAGCGCCGCGTCACCCGCATCATCATGACCGCGCGCGACACCATCACCGAGGACCCCGACGCCGAGCGCCGAAAGGCGTGGGCCGAGCTCTACTGA